In a single window of the Verrucomicrobiia bacterium genome:
- the nrdR gene encoding transcriptional regulator NrdR has translation MRCPRCGGQDDKVIDSRGSREGAVIRRRRECLSCEYRYTTYEAIEEQELVVVKRDGRRESFSKEKLLAGMTRACQKRPVSGEVLADAAERIAGEILGGFDREVPAGEIGERVMRALRGVDAVAYVRFASIYREFQEIGEFVDEVHRIVAQPLPDRRQMALIPDVEEVLARPQDS, from the coding sequence ATGCGATGTCCCAGATGCGGCGGCCAGGATGACAAGGTGATTGATTCCCGCGGTTCCCGGGAGGGCGCGGTGATCCGTCGCCGTCGTGAGTGCCTGTCCTGCGAGTACCGGTACACCACTTACGAGGCCATCGAGGAACAGGAGTTGGTGGTCGTGAAGCGGGATGGGCGGCGCGAGTCGTTTTCCAAGGAGAAGCTGCTGGCCGGCATGACGCGGGCCTGCCAGAAGCGTCCCGTGTCGGGGGAGGTGCTGGCGGATGCCGCCGAGCGGATCGCCGGGGAGATCCTTGGGGGCTTTGATCGCGAGGTCCCGGCCGGCGAGATCGGCGAGCGGGTGATGCGCGCCCTGCGGGGCGTGGATGCCGTCGCCTACGTGCGGTTCGCGAGCATTTACCGGGAGTTCCAGGAGATTGGGGAATTTGTGGACGAGGTCCATCGCATCGTCGCCCAACCGCTGCCCGACCGGCGTCAAATGGCCCTGATTCCCGACGTCGAGGAGGTGCTGGCCCGCCCACAAGATTCATGA
- a CDS encoding DUF1501 domain-containing protein, translated as MKRLTVSEHAVAERQRHLTRRWFFKDCGVGLGAIALRSLLGDRLGAASTALAGNPLAPRNPPLPARAKRVIYLFMAGAPSHLELFDYKPQLAKFNGTLPPPELLEGYRAAFINPSSTLLGPRFAFQRHGRCGMELGELLPHLGGVADDLTLIRSMQTDAFNHAPGQIMMNTGSQQFGRPSLGAWTTYGLGCETRDLPAYVVFSTGSKGTSGGASNWGCGFLPTVHNGTLFRTGGEPVLYLSNPAGVDDALQRDTLDTVNRLNARRLETVGDPEIAARISAFEMAYRMQHVAPEVMDLTREPESVRELYGAEPGRPTYANACLLARRMIERGVRFVQIFHESWDQHGNLKADLRRNCEVTDRASAALVKDLKQRGLLEDTIVIWGGEFGRTPMVQGGDDGRDHHPNGFSYWVAGGGFKPGLTFGETDELGFNAVKDRVHVHDFHATLLHLLGFDHEQLTFRFQGRDFRLTDVHGEVVHGLLA; from the coding sequence ATGAAACGCCTCACCGTGTCCGAACACGCCGTCGCCGAACGGCAACGGCACCTCACCCGTCGCTGGTTCTTCAAGGACTGCGGGGTTGGGCTGGGAGCCATCGCCCTGCGCTCGCTCCTGGGCGACCGGCTCGGGGCGGCATCCACCGCGCTGGCCGGCAATCCCCTGGCGCCCCGGAACCCGCCCCTGCCCGCCCGTGCGAAGCGGGTCATCTACCTGTTCATGGCCGGAGCCCCCAGCCACCTCGAGCTCTTCGACTACAAGCCCCAGCTGGCGAAGTTCAATGGCACCCTGCCGCCTCCGGAGCTGCTCGAGGGCTATCGCGCCGCCTTCATCAATCCCAGTTCCACGCTGCTGGGCCCCCGGTTCGCATTCCAGCGGCACGGGCGCTGCGGCATGGAACTGGGCGAACTCCTCCCGCACCTCGGCGGCGTGGCCGACGACCTCACGCTGATCCGTTCCATGCAGACGGATGCCTTCAATCATGCCCCCGGCCAGATCATGATGAACACCGGCTCGCAGCAGTTTGGCCGCCCCAGCCTTGGAGCCTGGACCACCTACGGCCTGGGCTGCGAGACCCGGGACCTGCCGGCCTACGTCGTGTTCAGCACCGGCAGCAAGGGAACCAGCGGCGGCGCGTCGAACTGGGGCTGCGGTTTTCTGCCGACGGTGCACAACGGGACGCTCTTCCGGACCGGCGGCGAACCGGTCCTGTACCTGTCCAATCCCGCAGGTGTGGACGACGCCCTGCAGCGCGACACCCTGGACACCGTGAACCGGTTGAACGCGCGCCGGCTTGAAACCGTGGGGGATCCGGAAATCGCCGCCCGCATCAGCGCCTTCGAGATGGCCTACCGGATGCAGCATGTGGCGCCGGAGGTGATGGATCTGACGCGCGAGCCGGAGAGTGTCCGCGAACTGTACGGCGCCGAGCCGGGTCGTCCGACCTACGCCAATGCCTGTCTGCTGGCGCGCCGGATGATTGAGCGCGGCGTCCGCTTCGTGCAGATCTTCCACGAATCCTGGGATCAGCACGGCAACCTCAAGGCGGATCTCCGGCGCAACTGCGAAGTGACGGACCGCGCCAGCGCCGCCCTCGTGAAGGACCTCAAGCAGCGGGGCCTGCTGGAGGACACCATTGTCATCTGGGGCGGTGAGTTCGGACGCACCCCGATGGTGCAGGGCGGCGATGACGGACGGGACCATCATCCCAACGGATTCAGCTACTGGGTGGCGGGTGGCGGATTCAAACCCGGGCTGACATTTGGCGAGACCGACGAACTCGGGTTCAACGCGGTGAAGGACCGGGTGCATGTGCACGACTTCCATGCCACGCTGCTGCACCTGCTTGGCTTCGACCACGAGCAGCTCACCTTCCGCTTCCAGGGACGCGACTTCCGCCTCACTGACGTCCACGGCGAAGTCGTCCACGGCCTGCTGGCCTAA
- a CDS encoding MBL fold metallo-hydrolase, whose protein sequence is MSAFTEVAPDVFRWTDTCNVYVVRDGDAALLVDLGDGTVLDALGELGVRRVEWVLFTHHHREQCQGAHRLEALGIPAACAAAERAFFEKPSDFRKMRPSLGDAHSVYGASYIRPPILPVPIRQTFARMDDFPWRGREWVCVHTGGNSPGHMTYLLRLPDRWLAFSGDVMMSGGRLHTWYDSEWDYGFAKGLYELGNSAGLLAGYDPVTLLPSHGPVIRDGRAALLDYVARLRRLGGLVLRGYDLFRFAGCDQDTVSRPTTVPHLRQVSPHLFKFQGPDYWPNLHLLLADNGHALMVDCGLFDRTFLDTALGRMKERLGLKAIDAVFVTHMHGDHALEAEHIRQTHGAALWTMEGVADTFERPWDYDLAALLPSYGLAHGPLRFDRVLRDGEVVEWQGHTLVCDWMPGQTPYHACLHGEIDGRRVAFTGDNIFASPTDPMQGGNEAVVARNGGALEEGYLYAAQYLHGIAPDLLLGGHGWVISNPAPLVERLRVRMEALRDAFRALSGGEDYRYRFDPYWVRAHPYRMRVRPGVPASFQVRVRNYQQQPQQHRIVFRTPPGLRVEPSVIEGEMTDTGIAAVTASVEASDVAAPGLHLVAMDITRDGVRHGELFDFLVWVGDFPGDA, encoded by the coding sequence ATGAGCGCCTTCACCGAGGTGGCACCGGACGTCTTCCGGTGGACCGACACCTGCAACGTTTACGTGGTCCGCGACGGGGACGCCGCGCTGCTGGTGGACCTTGGGGACGGCACCGTCCTGGATGCCCTCGGCGAGCTGGGCGTGCGAAGGGTGGAGTGGGTGTTGTTCACGCATCATCACCGCGAGCAGTGCCAGGGGGCGCACCGTTTGGAAGCTCTCGGGATCCCGGCCGCCTGTGCCGCCGCAGAACGGGCCTTTTTCGAAAAGCCGTCTGACTTCCGCAAGATGCGCCCCTCGCTGGGCGACGCCCATTCCGTGTACGGGGCCAGCTATATCCGCCCGCCGATCCTGCCCGTGCCGATCCGACAGACCTTCGCCCGCATGGATGACTTTCCGTGGCGCGGACGTGAATGGGTCTGCGTGCACACCGGAGGCAACAGCCCGGGACACATGACCTACCTGTTGCGGCTCCCGGACCGGTGGCTCGCGTTCAGCGGCGACGTGATGATGTCTGGCGGCCGTCTGCACACCTGGTACGACTCGGAGTGGGACTACGGATTCGCCAAGGGCCTGTACGAGCTGGGAAACAGCGCCGGGCTGCTCGCGGGCTACGATCCGGTGACCCTCCTGCCCTCGCATGGCCCGGTGATCCGGGACGGGCGGGCCGCCCTGCTGGACTATGTCGCCCGGCTCCGCCGTCTCGGCGGTCTGGTGCTGCGCGGTTATGATCTCTTCCGGTTCGCCGGCTGCGACCAGGACACCGTCAGCCGTCCGACCACGGTGCCGCACCTCCGGCAGGTGTCGCCGCACCTTTTCAAGTTTCAGGGACCCGACTACTGGCCGAATCTCCACCTCCTGCTGGCGGACAACGGGCATGCCCTGATGGTGGACTGCGGACTCTTCGACCGGACGTTTCTCGACACCGCGCTGGGCCGGATGAAGGAGCGGCTCGGGTTGAAGGCGATTGACGCGGTGTTCGTGACCCACATGCACGGCGACCACGCGCTGGAGGCGGAACACATCCGTCAGACCCACGGTGCGGCCCTCTGGACGATGGAGGGCGTCGCGGACACCTTCGAGCGGCCCTGGGACTACGACCTCGCCGCGCTGCTGCCGAGTTATGGCCTGGCTCATGGCCCGCTGCGGTTCGATCGGGTGCTGCGCGACGGGGAGGTGGTGGAATGGCAGGGCCACACTCTGGTCTGCGACTGGATGCCGGGGCAGACGCCCTACCATGCCTGCCTGCATGGCGAAATTGACGGCAGGCGTGTGGCCTTCACCGGCGACAACATTTTCGCCAGTCCGACCGATCCAATGCAGGGCGGCAACGAGGCGGTGGTGGCCCGAAACGGCGGCGCCCTGGAGGAAGGCTACCTGTACGCCGCCCAGTACCTGCACGGCATCGCTCCCGACCTGCTCCTCGGCGGCCATGGCTGGGTGATCTCCAATCCGGCGCCGCTCGTGGAGAGGCTCCGGGTGCGCATGGAGGCGCTGCGCGACGCCTTCCGGGCCTTGAGTGGCGGAGAGGACTACCGGTACCGCTTCGATCCCTACTGGGTGAGGGCACACCCCTATCGGATGCGGGTTCGTCCGGGGGTCCCGGCATCATTTCAAGTGAGGGTCCGCAACTACCAGCAGCAGCCGCAGCAACACCGGATCGTCTTCCGAACCCCGCCCGGCCTGCGGGTCGAGCCGTCGGTGATCGAGGGGGAGATGACGGACACCGGCATTGCCGCCGTCACCGCGAGCGTCGAAGCATCCGACGTCGCGGCGCCCGGCCTGCATCTGGTCGCGATGGACATCACCCGCGACGGGGTCCGCCACGGGGAACTCTTCGATTTCCTCGTCTGGGTGGGTGATTTTCCCGGAGATGCCTGA
- a CDS encoding histidine triad nucleotide-binding protein: MTLFERIIARQIPADIVYEDARVIAFRDIHPQAPVHVLVIPKQPIARVGEASVEDEALLGHLLLSAAGVARTLGLSESGFRLVINNGPHGGESVPHLHCHLLGGRPLGWPPG, encoded by the coding sequence ATGACGCTCTTCGAACGGATCATCGCCCGCCAGATTCCTGCGGACATTGTGTATGAGGATGCCCGGGTGATCGCGTTCCGGGACATCCACCCCCAGGCTCCGGTGCACGTGCTGGTCATTCCGAAGCAGCCCATCGCACGGGTTGGCGAGGCGTCGGTGGAGGACGAGGCATTGCTGGGACACCTGCTGCTCTCGGCGGCCGGGGTGGCCAGGACCCTGGGTCTCTCGGAAAGCGGATTCCGGCTGGTGATCAACAACGGACCGCACGGCGGCGAGTCGGTGCCGCACCTCCACTGCCATCTTCTGGGCGGACGTCCCCTGGGCTGGCCCCCGGGTTGA
- a CDS encoding aspartate-semialdehyde dehydrogenase, translated as MHRNPHVAVVGATGAVGVEMIQTLERRNFPVGKLTLLASARSVGRTLRFRDAEIPVTELTANSFSGVDLALFSAGGAISRDLAPGAVAAGCVVVDNSSAFRQDPAVPLVVPEINAGDLRNHHGIIANPNCTTAITLMALYPLHQAFGVTRLVAASYQAVSGTGARAIEELQRQVRQIAAGETVTREVYPHQIAFNVLPQVDSFLPDGYTREEMKLQNEGRKIMHHPGFRASVTCVRVPVYRAHSVAVSAEFERPVTAEAARAVLRAAPGLVVVDEPERQRYPMPLEVSGQFDCAVGRIRKDLAFDNGLAFWVAGDQLLKGAALNAVQIAEELIR; from the coding sequence ATGCATCGGAATCCGCATGTGGCCGTCGTTGGGGCCACGGGTGCTGTGGGGGTGGAGATGATCCAGACCCTGGAGCGCCGCAACTTCCCGGTCGGGAAGCTCACCCTGCTCGCGTCCGCCCGCTCCGTCGGACGCACGCTCCGTTTCCGCGACGCGGAGATTCCGGTGACCGAGTTGACCGCCAATTCGTTTTCCGGCGTGGATCTGGCCCTGTTCAGCGCTGGCGGGGCGATTTCCCGCGACCTGGCGCCGGGGGCCGTGGCGGCCGGATGCGTGGTGGTGGACAACTCGAGCGCCTTCCGCCAGGACCCGGCGGTGCCCCTGGTCGTGCCGGAGATCAATGCCGGCGACCTGCGGAATCACCACGGCATCATCGCCAATCCCAACTGCACGACCGCGATCACGCTCATGGCGCTGTATCCCCTGCACCAGGCCTTTGGTGTCACCCGCCTGGTGGCCGCAAGTTACCAGGCGGTTTCCGGTACCGGAGCCCGGGCCATTGAGGAGCTGCAACGGCAGGTCCGCCAGATTGCCGCCGGGGAGACGGTCACCCGGGAGGTGTACCCGCATCAGATTGCGTTCAATGTCCTGCCGCAGGTGGACTCGTTCCTTCCCGACGGCTACACGCGCGAGGAAATGAAGCTTCAGAACGAAGGCCGGAAAATCATGCATCATCCGGGTTTCCGGGCGTCCGTCACGTGCGTCCGGGTTCCGGTCTATCGCGCCCATTCGGTGGCGGTCAGCGCTGAATTCGAGCGTCCGGTGACTGCGGAGGCTGCCCGTGCGGTGCTGCGCGCGGCGCCCGGGCTGGTCGTTGTGGATGAACCGGAACGGCAGCGGTATCCGATGCCGCTGGAGGTATCGGGGCAGTTTGACTGCGCTGTGGGCCGCATTCGCAAGGACCTGGCCTTCGATAATGGGCTGGCGTTCTGGGTGGCCGGAGACCAGTTGCTCAAGGGGGCCGCTCTGAACGCCGTGCAAATCGCGGAGGAATTGATCCGCTAG
- a CDS encoding PSD1 domain-containing protein, giving the protein MLAALAAASGPVCAAVDREKLPPAAIEPVDFQVDIAPLFAERCLNCHGSKKQESGLRLDDPTEALKGGEHGPLLVPGNSAGSLIVAVLADAHSELAAMPKKGERLTPEQIGRIRAWVDQGAPWSTTHAAADATAPASTTAAARRDHWAWKAPERPKPPVAGNPVDAFVRARLVDSGLEPSPEADRYTLLRRLHLDLTGLPPTPEEADAFVADAGSDAWERRVEALLASPHYGERWGRHWLDAARYADSDGFEKDKPRFVWAYRDWVVNALNRDLPYDRFIVEQLAGDLLPDATDEQVVATGFLRNSMLNEEGGVDPEQFRTDGLIDRMDAIGKSVLGITIQCAQCHNHKFDPVSQEEYYRLFAFLNNDHESSRVYYTPEQQMRVGDLVRQIRDLEEGLRHTTPNWETRMAAWEDAVGSNRTEWQVVECRNAGDNGERFYYHDDGSIRAASYAPTFWTAHFRGTNHLTSIGAFRLEQLPDPNLPCGGPGRSIHGMAALSEFRVEAVDLANPTNRFQVKFIRATADFENAEKPLEPEFQSESRNRKDGDHRTYGPVAHAIDGKDDTAWGIDAGPGRRNVARQAVFVPEKPVEFPQGVLLEFRLDQKHGGDNSDDNQNHNLGRFRLSVTAATNAVADPVPASVRQILAMPRDQRRPAQVATVFSHWRTTVPEFQETNDRIEALWRQWPEGTPTLVLASRANRGPGDERRPTQVFKRGDWLKPGNEVTFGTPAFLNPLPEDADESRLTLARWLTDRRAPTTARVAVNRVWQTYFGTGLVETPEDFGVQSPEPSHPELLDWLAVEFMEPAVRAPGETAPAASWSLKHLHRLIVHSATYRQSSHVTPEHLEKDAYNRLLARGPRFRVEGEIVRDIALSASGLLHPAIGGRSVYPPAPEFLFQPPASYGPKVWIEETGPDRYRRSLYVFKFRSIPYPVLMNFDAPNGDFSCVRRPRSNTPLQALTSLNETQFLEAARGLAARTLRDAGPTDDERITFAFRRVLSRPPTDGEHAELKGLLERQRQRLADGWLSAHELASGRPERPEVPPGSTPTQLAAYTAVSRVLLNLDEAITKE; this is encoded by the coding sequence ATGCTGGCTGCCCTGGCGGCGGCCAGCGGTCCCGTGTGTGCCGCCGTGGACCGGGAGAAGCTCCCGCCAGCGGCAATCGAACCGGTGGATTTCCAAGTGGACATCGCGCCGTTGTTTGCCGAGCGATGCCTCAACTGCCACGGCTCGAAGAAGCAGGAATCGGGGCTGCGTCTCGATGATCCCACCGAGGCGTTGAAGGGCGGCGAACACGGTCCCCTGCTCGTGCCGGGGAACTCGGCCGGGTCGTTGATCGTGGCCGTGCTGGCGGATGCCCACAGCGAACTGGCGGCCATGCCCAAAAAAGGCGAACGCCTGACGCCGGAGCAGATCGGACGGATCCGTGCCTGGGTGGACCAGGGTGCCCCGTGGTCCACGACGCATGCCGCGGCGGACGCCACTGCACCTGCGAGCACGACGGCGGCGGCGCGACGCGACCATTGGGCTTGGAAGGCGCCGGAGCGTCCGAAGCCCCCGGTCGCTGGAAATCCGGTGGACGCATTCGTCCGGGCACGACTGGTGGATTCCGGTCTGGAACCCTCCCCGGAGGCCGACCGATACACCCTGTTGCGGCGGCTGCACCTGGACCTGACCGGCCTGCCGCCGACGCCCGAGGAGGCCGATGCTTTCGTGGCCGATGCGGGGTCCGACGCCTGGGAACGCCGGGTGGAAGCCCTGCTGGCTTCCCCGCACTACGGAGAACGCTGGGGCCGCCACTGGCTGGACGCGGCGCGCTACGCCGATTCCGACGGATTCGAAAAGGACAAGCCACGGTTCGTCTGGGCGTACCGCGACTGGGTGGTCAATGCGCTGAACCGGGACCTCCCCTACGACCGGTTCATCGTCGAGCAACTTGCGGGCGACCTCCTGCCGGACGCCACCGACGAGCAGGTGGTGGCCACAGGATTTCTGCGCAATTCAATGCTCAACGAGGAGGGCGGCGTGGACCCCGAGCAGTTCCGCACCGACGGGCTGATTGACCGCATGGATGCCATCGGCAAGTCGGTCCTCGGGATCACCATCCAGTGCGCCCAGTGTCACAACCACAAGTTCGATCCGGTGTCGCAGGAGGAATACTACCGGCTGTTCGCCTTCCTGAACAACGACCACGAGTCGAGCCGCGTGTACTACACCCCGGAACAGCAGATGCGCGTGGGCGATCTCGTCCGTCAGATCCGGGATCTGGAGGAGGGATTGCGCCACACCACGCCGAACTGGGAAACCCGGATGGCCGCCTGGGAGGACGCGGTGGGCTCGAACCGGACCGAGTGGCAGGTGGTCGAATGCCGCAACGCCGGGGACAACGGGGAGCGATTCTACTACCACGACGACGGCTCAATCCGGGCCGCGAGCTACGCGCCCACGTTCTGGACAGCGCATTTCCGGGGCACCAATCACCTGACCTCCATCGGGGCATTCCGCCTGGAGCAACTGCCGGACCCCAACCTGCCCTGTGGCGGACCGGGACGTTCGATCCATGGCATGGCGGCGCTCAGCGAATTCCGGGTGGAGGCCGTGGACCTCGCGAATCCCACGAACCGGTTCCAGGTGAAGTTTATTCGGGCCACCGCCGACTTCGAGAACGCCGAGAAACCGCTGGAACCCGAATTCCAGTCCGAAAGCCGCAACCGTAAGGACGGCGACCACCGCACGTACGGACCGGTGGCCCATGCGATTGACGGCAAGGACGACACGGCCTGGGGCATTGATGCGGGTCCCGGACGCCGGAATGTCGCGCGACAGGCGGTGTTCGTCCCCGAAAAGCCGGTCGAGTTTCCGCAGGGCGTCCTGCTGGAGTTCCGCCTCGATCAGAAGCACGGCGGTGACAATTCCGACGACAATCAAAACCACAACCTCGGACGCTTCCGCCTCAGCGTCACCGCCGCGACCAATGCCGTGGCCGACCCGGTGCCGGCGTCGGTTCGCCAGATCCTGGCCATGCCCCGGGACCAGCGCCGTCCGGCCCAGGTGGCCACCGTGTTCTCCCACTGGCGCACGACCGTGCCGGAGTTCCAGGAGACCAACGACCGCATCGAGGCGCTGTGGCGGCAGTGGCCCGAAGGCACGCCCACTCTGGTGCTCGCGTCGCGGGCCAACCGGGGCCCCGGGGACGAACGCCGGCCGACCCAGGTGTTCAAGCGCGGCGACTGGTTGAAGCCCGGAAACGAGGTCACGTTCGGGACGCCCGCATTCCTGAATCCGCTTCCCGAGGATGCCGATGAATCGCGACTGACCCTCGCCCGCTGGCTGACCGACCGCAGGGCGCCGACGACCGCGCGCGTGGCAGTCAACCGGGTCTGGCAGACCTATTTCGGAACCGGCCTGGTCGAAACCCCGGAAGATTTCGGCGTGCAGTCCCCGGAGCCCTCGCATCCGGAGTTGCTCGACTGGCTGGCCGTCGAATTCATGGAACCGGCGGTGCGCGCCCCCGGCGAGACCGCGCCGGCGGCATCATGGTCGCTCAAACATCTCCACCGCCTCATCGTCCATTCGGCGACGTACCGGCAGTCCTCCCACGTGACCCCGGAGCACCTGGAGAAGGACGCGTACAACCGCCTGCTGGCCCGCGGCCCGCGCTTCCGCGTCGAGGGCGAAATCGTGCGCGACATCGCGCTGTCCGCGAGCGGACTGCTCCATCCGGCCATCGGCGGACGCAGCGTGTACCCGCCCGCCCCGGAGTTCCTGTTCCAGCCCCCGGCCAGCTACGGACCCAAGGTGTGGATCGAGGAGACGGGGCCCGACCGTTACCGCCGCAGCCTTTACGTGTTCAAGTTCCGCAGCATTCCCTATCCGGTGCTGATGAATTTCGACGCGCCCAACGGCGATTTCTCCTGCGTGCGGCGTCCACGCTCCAACACGCCGTTGCAGGCGTTGACCTCGCTCAATGAGACCCAGTTTCTGGAGGCGGCGCGCGGGCTGGCCGCCCGGACCCTCAGGGACGCCGGGCCCACGGATGACGAGCGGATCACGTTCGCCTTCCGGCGCGTGCTGTCGCGTCCACCGACGGACGGCGAGCATGCCGAGCTCAAGGGACTGCTGGAGCGGCAACGTCAGCGCCTCGCCGACGGCTGGTTGAGCGCCCACGAACTGGCCTCCGGACGCCCGGAGCGGCCGGAAGTGCCGCCCGGCTCGACCCCCACCCAGCTTGCGGCATACACCGCGGTCAGCCGGGTCCTCCTGAATCTCGACGAAGCCATCACCAAGGAATAG